TAAATGCCAATAGTAGGTGACATCAAAATCATATTTCAGACACAACTGGTGaccttttaatttaaaatattttgcatTATTGCATGAGTGTGAAAACTGTCAAATTAGGGACTCAAAAATCAGCATTTACAAGCTCATCTAGAGGGTACATTCAGGAGATCATTcttgtttccttttctttttccctttttatcCTCAAGGACTTTGACTATCTTTCacgttttttaaattttcaggtaaaagagatatatagCTTTACTCAGGATGATTTAACTACTGAGGATGTCTTAATCCTCAACTGCCATGAAGAAATATATGTTTGGATTGGAGGCCATTCAAATGTTAAATCCAAGCAGCAAGCCCTTAGGCTTGGCCAggtaattttcaattttttagaTCATTTTGTTATAGATAAACGTCCTTTTttccacaaaaaaaaaattctctgCCTAATCTGATCCTCTATCGGAAAGATTAGTCAAGTACCTTCGTTAATTTTGCACCACATGtataaaaatgtatattatttCTTGAGATGCAAACCCAACCTTAAACCATCCTATTCAACCAGTCCAATGGCATGAGAGTGATTTTGATGCTTTAAGGCATCAAGTGGATGCCTATAATTGTCTTCCAAGTATAGTTCTTGGTTTCTCCCTGTATCTGCCCACATCTCtggaaataaaaaatcttCTGCTGAAGgaataataacttaaatagACTTGATGCTCTGCAGTTATCATCTTTATCTGTattttcattgttcttatagTCTTACTTGGAACTGGCAGAAATTCCTCGAGACTGTTCATCCGGTTGAAGGATTATCTTTGGAGACTCCAATTTATGTTGTTACAGAAGGGTGGGAACCGACGTTTTTCACCCGTTTCTTTGAATGGGATTCTTTGAAGGCAAATGTATGTAGATAATCAGTttgtatttattcttttggttgcaataaatgaaatatgtttttatatatcatttagTACACCAGTTGAATGCTAGTTTACAACTCAGTCTTGGGAATTTGTAGATGCATGGAAACTCATTTGAACGAAAGCTTGCCCTTCTGAAAGGAAAGAAGCAAAATCTTGAGGTACTCTAGTGACAATTTCCTGTTTTTACAAGATATTTGTTCTGCTTTAGTCTGTTTGCTTCTCTGGTTGTTAATTGATTATCTACCATTTCTTTTATGCTTTGGGGCCTGACTATCACAATGTTGCACTTAAAACCCGAGTAGTCTAGTATAAACATCAATATAGCCAAAGAGTGTTGCTGATCCGAACATTGTAGGTAAAGGACATTGAAAATCATCAGAACTGAAACCATATATTCTATGCTTCAAATTGTTGATTATCATGGCACACATTTAAGTGACTCTCTTATAAGCCACATTTTATAGCCAAAATGTAATCAAGTTCATAATATTAGGCACATCGATGGTTGATGGCACTTTTATTTAGGGTTACTGTGGCAATATCAATTGGAATGCCGAACTTTCTATCCAGGATTGTATTTAGTCATTTAAAATACAAATTGATTGCAATTGTACTTTATGGGCCAGATACAGTTATACAGAAGCTGGATAGTTCATTAGCTAGAGATGATCAAGGCAAAGACTGTATGATCTTGTGGGAGAAGATTAATCTTTGTAGAAGTCAActatttttcccttttatAATTGCTCagcttaaatttattaacctCTTGGATGATACTCTCCTGTAAGTGTAACAAAATATCACCTATTCATGCTTCATCTTAAAACATCTAATACAGGTTCCTATTCGAAACTCACGGAAAGTATCCTCTAGGGAAGCTACTCCAGATGATTTGAGAAGCAATTATGTCCGTACAAATGGAAGGGGAAGTAGTTTACCTCCTGCATCCAGTGTATCAGGCTCAAATTCTAAGTCCTCATACAACCACCTCGTTTCCAGCCCTGCTCCAATTGCTAGGAAGCTCTTTTTAACATCTCCTTCTCAAGCAAGTTCTGGTAATGTTCGAATTTTAACTTGTTGATTTAAACCAGAGCCAGCAAATTTTGGTTTGTAGTACCGTTCCTCAAGTGCATGATGATCTAGCAAAGGCATGTGCTACTGAACAGCATGTTCCGTAGGATGCCTGCAGAAAGCAATGCAAATGGATTTCCACATCTaacttctttttgttcttttgcaAATGAACTATTGGTTATCACAGGTTCTCCAACAGCAGAGGCAAGATCTCCTGGCAATGTGAATTTAGTTCAGGTGGATGGTAGCAACGGTAGTGTAAACACATTAATCTATCCATATATGCGACTGAAAGTAGATTCAAGTGATCCTGCGACAGACATAGATGTATCGAAAAGAGAGGTACCCTTTTGCTTTCATCTGAATTGTGATGCCTTCATGTGGTATTTCGGGCTTTCTGCAAATCTTTTTGAGGGAAAGTTTCTGATGCCATAACACTATTTTGATATCATCTAGGCTTACTTAAGTGACGAAGAGTTTCAAGAGAAGTTCCAAATGACGCGAGGGGCCTTTTATAAGCTTGCAAAATGGCGACAGAACAAGCTCAAGTTGTCACTGAATCTTTTTTAAGCAACTATAACTGGATGGCGGACGAAGATATATTTCAGCTGTCCCATCAGGCAATTTACTAGCCCAGCAATGGTTTTAGCAAGGACCTGTTATtggcatttttcttttttgctaaGAAATTGTAGATTAGACTGTGGTTAGACATTGATGGATCATGCTTCTGTTTATGCAGAGCCAGAATTAGTATTTTCTGCGTGCTCAACAAAGCTTCTCCATGTAGAATATTTTGTCTAAGATTGTTTTTCAAACAACATGCAGAAGTAGAATACGCATTTGAACTCTTCTCTTGAGTGCAAAAGTATgtaaactaatatttttcaacCATTTCCCACATGAGGTTGACGATTCATTCAGAGGAATTTTGGCTGGTTGTAAATGGTTGGTTTGTACGAAAAGTTGGAAGAAGTAAAGAATAGCCGGCCAAGGAAATTGATTATGGGTTTGAAACTCTGAAGCTGAGGTGGGCCTGGTGCCCCTTTCTTTGGTGCCTAGTGTCTCTAACAGTGACTATTCAATTATTCAAAGTTGTATCTGTGTGTATTAATATCAAGAAAGAGAAGGATTCCTTCTTGCAGGGTCCTACAGTACTATCATTTCTTTCactgatatatatttttgtagctcatcaattatctttttaatttgaacaaactctaaaaataccttttagtttatatttccAGAATGAAAAATTTGAGTTCATTTCCTTATTTCTGAATtgaatgaataaaaagaaaatctcagttcaaaaactaataaaaagataatccCCTAAAATCAGTCAAAATTCATGGGTGAATGATTAGAGAAGCAACAAGGCACCCTGCACTAGAAgacaggaaaagaaaaaaaaaaaaaggaaaacctACCCACTTTTGAGACATTACATTACTAATATATTCATTTACTGgtaaaatcatatatcatCAACCAAAATTGAAAAGTCAACAACAAGTATATTATATGAACCCAATTCTGTCACGTCATATTTACTAAAGCAAAAACATCTAAAGTAATTACTcctttaattataatttcaatcttaatttaaaagtaaggtaaagcataaatattaatttgctTTTTCTCTTGCTCACACCCCAAGCATTATTCTATCCATCAAGTATATACCCTTTTCTTGTCCTTCTATATCAAAGTTCAGAACTTTACCTCTTCTCTACTACTTGTATATTACCGTTTCTATTATCCGGTGACCGGAAAATGGCTTTCCGGCGTATACCCATCATCACTTTTACCTTGTTTCTTTACTTAATAGTTTCTACCCAGTCCCGGAACATTAATAGTTTACACAGAAAGCACAAAGCCCAATTCAAAGGACCCATCAAAACCTTAGTAGTCTTAGTAATGGAAAATCGTTCCTTTGACCATGTTCTTGGCTGGCTTAAATCAACCCGACCCGATATCGACGGTCTAACAGGAAAAGAACATAATCGGGTCTCCATCGCCGACCCGAACTCTGAGAAAGTCTACGTCTCCGATGATGCCGTCTTCGTTGACTGGGACCCGGGTCACTCCTTTCAAGCGATCCGAGAACAAATATTCGGGTCGGATGAAGACAGCAAAGCAAACCAGCCATTAATGAATGGGTTTGCACAGCAAGCCGAGTCCATGAGTGAGAACAAATCAAGAACCGTCATGAGCGGGTTTAAACCGAACCGGTTGCCGGTTTACACAGCGCTAGCTAATGAGTTTGCGGTGTTCGACCGGTGGTTCGCATCGGTTCCGGCTTCAACACAACCGAACCGGTTTTATGTACATTCGGCGACATCCCACGGAGCAACAAGCAACGTACGCAGAGATCTAATCCATGGATTTCCTCAGAAAACAATATTTGACTCGTTAGACGAAAATGACCTTACATTTGGGATATATTACCAAAATATTCCTGCCACTTTATTCTTCAAATCACTGAGAAAATTAAAGcatttgataaaatttcaCGACTATGAGTTGAAATTTAGAAGGCATGCCAGGCTAGGGAAGTTGCCTAATTATGCGGTGGTGGAGCAGCGTTACTTTGACGTGGAGCTGTTTCCAGCCAATGACGATCATCCATCACATGACGTGGCGATTGGACAGAGGTTTGTGAAGGAGGTGTATGAGATACTGAGGGCTAGTCCCCAGTGGAAGGAAATGGCTTTGTTAATAACTTATGATGAGCATGGCGGGTTTTATGATCATGTGCCTACACCTGTGACTGGTGTTCCCAGTCCTGATGGGATTGTTGGCCCTGACCCGTTTTACTTTCGGTTTGACCGTTTGGGTGTTCGGGTTCCAACTATTCTGGTTTCTCCTTGGATTGACAAGGGCACTGGTGAGTTTTTGCTTGTTAACTCTCACGGTTCAGCACTTCTTTCTGTTTCTGCTTCTTAAATGCTTTCGGCTGCAGTGTGAAGGTATTATGTTTAAAAATTTTCCCTTTTGGTCAGTGGGTTTATTGGTAATTGTTTGGTGCAGTAATCCATGAGCCTGTTGGGCCAACACCGCATTCACAATTTGAGCATTCTTCAATTCCTGCAACTGTAAAGAAGCTTTTTAACTTGAAATCAAACTTCCTTACGAAGAGAGATGCATGGGCTGGTACTTTTGAGGATTACTTTCACATTCGTGACACTCCACGTGATGATTGTCCAGGTTTGCAGTAATCCCCTTTTGTTGCATTCTTTTATGTCCATGGTTAAAGCCTAGTTAGATACCCGGAATGTGAATGCACCTTTGCTTCAGTTAACTGGGAGCTCTGAGATTTATTCTGTCAATAGTATATGTGTTCATTAGTTGCTTGCCGATGGCTGACCGACCCCAACTGATTTGGGACTAAGGTTAGTCTGAGTCGAATTGAGTTCATTTGCTTCCGTTGAATACGTCTGATTTTGCTAGTCAATAGGCAGTCTAATGACATGCAATAATGAGGGGCGTTGCAGCCAGctccatataaataaaatgccAAGGTGCTCTTTGTTTTTGACAACTAGATAAAGCATGTCTGTTTATCTTGCATTCTTTTTTGAACACATGCTTCTTCCTGTTCAATAACcataattgaaacaaaaacTAGCCTGCAGAAATTTGTTGTTTCTGATGCGTGAAAATGTTAAATAAGTTATTGAAGAGACCTTTGACATCTACTAACTTTCTAGAACTACAACTATGTAATACTCCTCCTGACTGTGCTTGTCCACTTTTGGCATTTTAAGATACCAAGATTATACACAAAGCTCTTGTATTTAAGCATTTCTTGGCAAATTATCCTGCATTTATGGTTGGAAATTTAATCTTGGAATCTGGATGCAGAAACCCTGCCAGAGGTGCAGATGTCATTGAGGCCAAGGGGACCAATAGAAGATATGCGTCTATCTGAGTTTCAAGTCGAACTGATCCAGCTTGCCTCACAACTCAATGGTGATCATGTCTTGAATACTTACCCAGATATTGGGAAAAGCATGACAGTGGGGGAAGCCAACAGATATGCCGAGGATGCAGTTAAGAGATTCCTAGAAGCTGGGAAGGCTGCTCTTAGAGCTGGAGCCAATGAATCTGCAATTGTTACAATGAGACCTTCTCTCACTAGCAGGGTTCCTGTAGGAGACCATGATAGTTACCTAAAAGCCTATTAGTTCCACTTTAAACAgtcatttgtaaatataaatttaaatactagTGCTATTGTGTGGAAATATATTAGAAGTTTGTGATAAttaaaaggtatatttgtgatcaGAATCTTGTAAACCATCAAGAACGTGATTGGTCCTGTTTGTTTACATGGAGCAATATAAACGTACTAATATAGCAATACCCTGAAACTCGATCTTTTAGTTTCTATTGAGCATTGATTACCCAAATTAATCGCTAATTTGGAGTCCCTTTGAGGCTTTGTCCCAGATGAGATTGTTTGCGTCTAGTGAATCTATGCATGATTTACACCACTAGTAATGCATCATGATGATAACAAATATTGAGCCAGTTTTAAGCCTATCCATTTCGTGCAAGTCACTGAAGCAGAATGCACTACTAGTCATAGGTCAGCAACTAGTGTAATGGCCCACTAAAAATACATACGTAGAAGTGGGCACGGCCACGGGGGTAACTAACTACCATTCAACGTACTGCCGTTTATATATACAAACTTGAACAAAATATCATGTAATGTCTCTCATCTCCTACCAGCACCAACCATCTTCCTAGATCCTGAATCCTACTTCTCCCTCTGTCTCTCACCCTCTTTCTCACTCTCAGCCATGGATGCCTCATGGGAACGAAGTGTTGCAGACGCTATCAACACCATTTACCTACTATTCTCAGCTTATTTGGTGTTTATGATGCAACTTGGTTTTGCCATGTTATGTGCTGGCTCAGTCAGGGCCAAGAATGCCATGAACATTATGCTCACTAATGTTGTTGATGCAGTTGTTGGTAGCATCTCTTATTACCTTTTTGGCTTTGCTTTTGCATTTGGTGTTGCCTCCAGTTCTAACCCTTTCATCGGTACATGTTACTTTGCTCTCAAAGATATTCCAAACACTACTTACGACTATAGTTTTTTCCTTTACCAATGGGCTTTTGCTATAGCAGTCGCTGGAATCACTAGTGGTTCAATTGCTGAGCGAACCCAATTCAGTGCTTACCTTGTTTTCTCGTTTTTCCTTACTGGGTTTGTTTATCCAGTTGTGGCTCATTGGGTTTGGTCATCCAGTGGTTGGCTAAGTCCTAATTCAAGCGAGTTGTTATTTGGGTCCGGTGCCATTGATTTTGCTGGCAGTGGTGTGGTTCATTTGGTGGGTGCCATTGCTGGGCTTTGGGGCTCTCTCATAGAAGGCCCTCGGGTGGGTCGGTTCGATGCATTTGGAAAGCCTATGCCAATGCGTGGCCATAATGCAACATTAGTGGTACTCGGCACATTCTTGTTGTGGTTTGGATGGTTTGGGTTTAACCCCGGCTCGTTCGATAAGATTCTCATACCCTATCCCGATGCAACCGATCAAGGTAACTGGACTGCCGTTGGCCGGACTGCAGTGACAACCACATTGGCCGGTTCAACAGCAGGAATCGTTACCCTATTCGGCCGGAGGTTACTAGTAGGGCATTGGGATGCATTAGATGTCTGCAATGGAGTGCTTGGTGGGTTTGTTGCAATTACTTCAGGATGTGCAGTTGTTGAGCCATGGGCAGCAATTGTTTGTGGGTTTTGTGCTGCTTGGATACTTATTGGCCTCAATATACTGGCCTTAAAATTGCAATTTGATGACCCATTGGAGGCAACTCAACTGCATGGCGGGTGTGGAGCCTGGGGTTTGAtctttactgggttgtttgCTAAAGAGGAGTTCGTGATTCAAGCTTATGAATCAGGTGAGAGCGGTGTTGTAAGGCCTTATGGGATTTTATTGGGCGGGGGTTGGGGTCTGATTGGATCACAAGTGATTGCAGTTCTAGTGATTGCTTGCTGGGTCAGTGTGACGATGGGGCCTCTCTTCTATGCACTTCACAAACTTAGGATACTGAGGATATCAATTGATGAGGAAGTTGCAGGCCTCGATATCTCTAGTCATGGTGGCTATGCCTACATTCCTCATTCCGAAGAAAACCAACCTCGCCTTTACGCAGACTATATGCATGTTCAAGCTCAAAATTACTCGTAATTCCTTGGCATTTCCAAACTGGTCAGATTTCATTTCATCTTAAAACACTTGCGCCATGTTTGATTTGTTTTGCTATGAAGATTAAAAGCGAGTCAGAACAAGCCCCTAGTAAGTGTAAATGTATGTACCTAGTTGCCTATTCATTTGTATATACTTATCCAAAGACACTCAGTTTCCACATTCTTTGCTATGCAACCTTGTTAATGTAAATCAAGTACCCTCTTTCAAGCTATTAGATCAGTGATAATCAGTTGGCAGACATTATTACCAAAGCACTGATTTAAGGTCCAGGCGACTCCCTAATATTGCCCCTGCCAATTGCCATGGCCATCATAGCTTCTaaactttataaaattgaGGCCTTGTCAGTCAGCCACTGGCATTTTCTACAACCAACGACCATCTACAGTTCCAAAAATCTCACTAGAGGATCATGTAGAAGAAACAGGTGAATATACAGAACAAGCAtttgaaacaaaagaaaataccaTCCTCCCAACAAAGTCGTGGATCATTAGAGTTTCACACATGACAGCCTGATACTAGACTCTAAAAGCAAGTAATTCATTCAATTGCCGCTGAAGAATTTATTTTCCCAAAACCTCTAGCTCTGATCTAATCATTGATTACCAAAAGTCATTTACATTTCCAAgctttcttttcaatatataCAGCCGTTGATTATCATACAGTAAAAGTTTCAAGTTCCAGCACAGAAACTGTCACCTAACATGAGAATCATAGGGAATGATTACATGATCAGGGACAATAAGAGGCAACTTCTCTATGTACATGAACAGCCTCTTACAATTCTCTCTCAAAATTAAGGGTAAATCAACAGTATCAGACTTATCTGTATAGATCCAAAGGTCACCAGAATTGACTCTTTTAAGACTATCTCGGCAAAAGGGGCAAGATTGAGACCTCTGATGCCTGTGACGAACACCAAAATAACACATCATCAGATTTAATTTTCTAGCAGTGGTAATATGTGGCCAACAGAATAGGCAATCAGATTTCAGGAAAACAGACACAAAGCTTACCAGTCCTGATAGCACTTCAAACACAAAGAATGGTTGCAATTGGGCAATATAACCTTGCTGTGCATCTCCAAGCAAATCCCACACTCCTCTTCTCTTTCTATGTCAATTTCAGAGAGTCTCTCTTTCTCCAACTCATCCCTTCTTCTATATCTAATATTACAAACCTCCTTCTGTTTCTTATCTTCCAAATCGGTGATTCCTCTTTGAAGTTGCAACAGAGAAGGAAAAATAACCCCTGTTCACAGAAATCCAAATTTTAAGCATTAAATACTTCATATACTGAACATGTTTCCTCCAGAAATTCACCACTTCCCAACCCCCCAAAAGAACAAACTATGATCAAATGCACCATAATTACACATTTAGGAGAGAGTGACTCACCATAAAATTCTCTAAGGCTAGCTTTCCTTTCATAAACAGACATGGTTGTTTTGCCATCAGCATAGGTCTGCACCAATCACCACATTGTCACACCCAACCAGAAGTTGTAATAATATTACTACATTGTTGAAGGCGATCCAAtgcaaaataa
The Ricinus communis isolate WT05 ecotype wild-type chromosome 1, ASM1957865v1, whole genome shotgun sequence DNA segment above includes these coding regions:
- the LOC8286441 gene encoding non-specific phospholipase C1 yields the protein MAFRRIPIITFTLFLYLIVSTQSRNINSLHRKHKAQFKGPIKTLVVLVMENRSFDHVLGWLKSTRPDIDGLTGKEHNRVSIADPNSEKVYVSDDAVFVDWDPGHSFQAIREQIFGSDEDSKANQPLMNGFAQQAESMSENKSRTVMSGFKPNRLPVYTALANEFAVFDRWFASVPASTQPNRFYVHSATSHGATSNVRRDLIHGFPQKTIFDSLDENDLTFGIYYQNIPATLFFKSLRKLKHLIKFHDYELKFRRHARLGKLPNYAVVEQRYFDVELFPANDDHPSHDVAIGQRFVKEVYEILRASPQWKEMALLITYDEHGGFYDHVPTPVTGVPSPDGIVGPDPFYFRFDRLGVRVPTILVSPWIDKGTVIHEPVGPTPHSQFEHSSIPATVKKLFNLKSNFLTKRDAWAGTFEDYFHIRDTPRDDCPETLPEVQMSLRPRGPIEDMRLSEFQVELIQLASQLNGDHVLNTYPDIGKSMTVGEANRYAEDAVKRFLEAGKAALRAGANESAIVTMRPSLTSRVPVGDHDSYLKAY
- the LOC8286442 gene encoding ammonium transporter 1 member 3, translated to MDASWERSVADAINTIYLLFSAYLVFMMQLGFAMLCAGSVRAKNAMNIMLTNVVDAVVGSISYYLFGFAFAFGVASSSNPFIGTCYFALKDIPNTTYDYSFFLYQWAFAIAVAGITSGSIAERTQFSAYLVFSFFLTGFVYPVVAHWVWSSSGWLSPNSSELLFGSGAIDFAGSGVVHLVGAIAGLWGSLIEGPRVGRFDAFGKPMPMRGHNATLVVLGTFLLWFGWFGFNPGSFDKILIPYPDATDQGNWTAVGRTAVTTTLAGSTAGIVTLFGRRLLVGHWDALDVCNGVLGGFVAITSGCAVVEPWAAIVCGFCAAWILIGLNILALKLQFDDPLEATQLHGGCGAWGLIFTGLFAKEEFVIQAYESGESGVVRPYGILLGGGWGLIGSQVIAVLVIACWVSVTMGPLFYALHKLRILRISIDEEVAGLDISSHGGYAYIPHSEENQPRLYADYMHVQAQNYS
- the LOC8286443 gene encoding E3 ubiquitin-protein ligase AIRP2, producing the protein MGKLSFKDSLKALEADIQHANTLALDYPREKDGARLQMRLSYSQAAQFFLFLVQWTDCHLAGALGLLRVLIYVTYADGKTTMSVYERKASLREFYGVIFPSLLQLQRGITDLEDKKQKEVCNIRYRRRDELEKERLSEIDIEREEECGICLEMHSKVILPNCNHSLCLKCYQDWHQRSQSCPFCRDSLKRVNSGDLWIYTDKSDTVDLPLILRENCKRLFMYIEKLPLIVPDHVIIPYDSHVR